One part of the Lycorma delicatula isolate Av1 chromosome 7, ASM4794821v1, whole genome shotgun sequence genome encodes these proteins:
- the LOC142327523 gene encoding tRNA N(3)-cytidine methyltransferase METTL6 isoform X1 yields METEGEVNVTNTDKTPTDKEKLILEKQNSRLISEYKANKLELETKKNWDLFYKRNETRFFKDRHWTTREFRELAECNSVENRVLFEVGCGVGNLIYPLLEDGLNLFINACDISPVAVNLVKTNSKYTEDSINVFQADITVDDLSFNVNSSSVDIVSLIFVLSAIHPDKHIYALRNLFSVLKPGGMIIFRDYGLYDMTQLRFKPGNKIADNFYVRQDGTRSYFFSLQYVNKIFTSSGYMIKSNCYIHKRTINKKENIDVPRIFVQAKYVKPFEK; encoded by the exons atGGAAACTGAAGGTGAAGTGAATGTTACAAATACTGATAAAACACctacagataaagaaaaattaatattggaGAAACAAAACTCTAGATTAATATCAgaatataaagcaaataaattagAACTCGAGACAAAAAAGAATtgggatttattttataaaagaaatgaaactcGATTTTTTAAAGATAGACACTGGACTACAAGAGAATTTCGTGAATTAGCTGAATGTAATTCTGTAGAAAATAGAGTTTTATTTGAAGTGGGTTGTGGAGTTGGAAATTTAATATATCCACTATTAGAAGAtggacttaatttatttattaatgcttgTGATATATCACCTGTTGCTGTAAATTTGGTCAAAACAAACTCAAAGTATACTGAGGATAGTATAAATGTTTTTCAAGCTGATATTACTGTAGATGATTTGTCTTTCAACGTTAATTCAAGTAGTGTTGATATTGTAAGCCTGATATTTGTTTTATCAGCAATACATCCTGATAAACATATATAtgcattaagaaatttattttctgtattaaaaccAGGTGGAATGATTATTTTTCGAGATTATGGTTTATATGATATGACACAATTAAGATTTAAACCTGGTAATAAGATTGCTGATAATTTTTATGTTCGTCAGGATGGAACAAG atctTACTTCTTTTCACTTcagtatgttaataaaatatttacatcatcTGGTTATAtgattaaatcaaattgttatattcataaaagaacaataaataaaaaagaaaatattgatgtaCCAAGGATATTTGTACAAGCAAAGTAtgttaaaccatttgaaaaatga
- the LOC142327523 gene encoding tRNA N(3)-cytidine methyltransferase METTL6 isoform X2 — METEGEVNVTNTDKTPTDKEKLILEKQNSRLISEYKANKLELETKKNWDLFYKRNETRFFKDRHWTTREFRELAECNSVENRVLFEVGCGVGNLIYPLLEDGLNLFINACDISPVAVNLVKTNSKYTEDSINVFQADITVDDLSFNVNSSSVDIVSLIFVLSAIHPDKHIYALRNLFSVLKPGGMIIFRDYGLYDMTQLRFKPGNKIADNFYVRQDGTRSYFFSLQYVNKIFTSSGYMIKSNCYIHKRTINKKENIDVPRIFVQAK, encoded by the exons atGGAAACTGAAGGTGAAGTGAATGTTACAAATACTGATAAAACACctacagataaagaaaaattaatattggaGAAACAAAACTCTAGATTAATATCAgaatataaagcaaataaattagAACTCGAGACAAAAAAGAATtgggatttattttataaaagaaatgaaactcGATTTTTTAAAGATAGACACTGGACTACAAGAGAATTTCGTGAATTAGCTGAATGTAATTCTGTAGAAAATAGAGTTTTATTTGAAGTGGGTTGTGGAGTTGGAAATTTAATATATCCACTATTAGAAGAtggacttaatttatttattaatgcttgTGATATATCACCTGTTGCTGTAAATTTGGTCAAAACAAACTCAAAGTATACTGAGGATAGTATAAATGTTTTTCAAGCTGATATTACTGTAGATGATTTGTCTTTCAACGTTAATTCAAGTAGTGTTGATATTGTAAGCCTGATATTTGTTTTATCAGCAATACATCCTGATAAACATATATAtgcattaagaaatttattttctgtattaaaaccAGGTGGAATGATTATTTTTCGAGATTATGGTTTATATGATATGACACAATTAAGATTTAAACCTGGTAATAAGATTGCTGATAATTTTTATGTTCGTCAGGATGGAACAAG atctTACTTCTTTTCACTTcagtatgttaataaaatatttacatcatcTGGTTATAtgattaaatcaaattgttatattcataaaagaacaataaataaaaaagaaaatattgatgtaCCAAGGATATTTGTACAAGCAAA ATAA